AGTGACCTACCCAGGAGCCCTGTGCTTCAGGTTCGCGATGTCAATCGTACGTTCACGATGGGAGAGGTCAAAGTGGAAGTGCTCCACGACCTTTCGTTCAATATCTACGATGGTGAAGTCTTGGCGATGGTTGGTCCGAGTGGCTCCGGCAAATCGACCATCTTGAACCTGATCGGTGGACTCGATCAACCGACGGCGGGACAAATTGAATTTGAGGGGAGCGATCTGGCCAAGTACTCGTCGAATCAGCTCACACGATATCGCCGCAAGCACGTCGGCTTCGTTTTTCAATTCTATAACCTCGTCCCCAATCTCACCGCGTTAGAGAATGTTCTGGCCGCGGCGCAACTAGCCGATAAGCCGCTCGACTCGGAAGAAATGCTCGCCAAAGTTGGTCTGGCCGAGCGGATGGATCATTTCCCGTCGCAACTTTCCGGAGGCGAACAACAACGCGTCGCGATCGCCCGGGCCGTGGTTAAGAACCCGAAGCTCCTGTTGTGCGATGAACCAACTGGTGCTTTGGACTTTACAACCGGCATCAGCGCGCTGGAACTGCTCCTGGAATTCAACCGAGATCTCGGTACGACCATTCTTATCATCACGCACAATACCGCATTGGCCGATGTCGCCCATCGTGTGATCCATCTGCGAAGCGGTGAGATTGTCAGTGTGCAAGAGAACGCCCATCCCAAGCCTCCAGCGGAGGTCGTCTGGTGAGCATTCTCAACCGGAAACTACTGCGCGATCTCAGCGCGGCGCGCGGTTTGTTGATCGCCATCATCAGTATCATGATGCTCGGCACCGGTTTGCTTGTCGGTATGCAATCGACCTTCTACAACATGCAGGCCGCCAAAGATAGGTATTATCGCGAATGCCGCATGGCCGATTTTTGGATTGACCTGAAGAAGGCGCCCCTTGCCGAGCTCGACGTCCTCCACGACATCCCTGGGATTCGAAATTGGCGGGATCGAATTCAATTCCCAGTCACCGTCGATGTCCAGCAACGCGTCCGACCTTTGAACGGTATGGTCATCTCGATGCCTGATCTGCGTCAGCCGGTGACCAATGACATTGTATTGATTCGTGGCGACTACTTCTCCGATCGAGGTGAACCGGAAGTAATCATCAACGATAAATTTGCCGAAGCAAATCGATTGTACCCTGGGCAGAAACTGCATCTCCTACTAAACAATCGCCGCGAAGAATTCTTGATCGTGGGAACGGCGATCAGCGCAGAATTCACCTATTTAATTGGACCGGGAAGCTTAACGCCTGATCCGGAAAACTTCGGCGTCTTTTATCTGCCGCGAAGACAAATGGAAGAACTGTTCGACTTTGAAGGGGCAGCGAACCAAGTCGTTGGACATTTCACACCTGGAATGGAAGGGGATCGCCAAGCGGTACTCGACTTGGTGGAACGTCGTTTGGAATCGTCCGGCTTTATCAGCTCGACTTTGCTAAAGGATTTCACTTCAAACTACTTCGTCAGCAACGAAATCAATCAGCTCAGCAACATGGCGACCGTTCTGCCAGCCATGTTTTTGGTAGTGGCGGCATTGATCCTTAATGTGCTAATGACGCGTTTGGCTCGACAACAACGAACAACGATCGGTACGCTCAAAGCCATTGGCTATAGCGACGCGACTATCTTCTGGCATTTTCTCAAATTCGGCGCGGTAGTCGGTCTGGTCGCTGGCATTTTTGCGAGTGGACTTGGAATGCTGCTGACCTGGGGCATGTTGACCCAATACCAACAGTTCTTTCAATTCCCAGATCTACGAAACGATCTTTTCGTCCAGACACACTTGATTGGCTGGAGCGTCAGTATTGTATGCGCGATGCTAGGCAGCGTTTATGGTGCGCGGCAGATGTTACTCTTGCAACCGGCCGAAGCGATGCGACCAGAGCCTCCGGCGAAAGGAGGCCGCGTTCTGTTGGAGCGTATCACACTGGTCTGGGATCAACTGTCGCCGGGCTGGCGAGTTGCGATTCGTTCGATGATCCGCCATCGCTCTCGAACGGCAATCGCGCTGTTCGCAGGAACCGTCGGAGCCGGGATTCTGGTAAGCGGTTTGATGATGATGGAAGCGACGGAATACTTCATTCGAGACGAATTTGAACGCCGCAATCGTAGCGATATCGAGTTAACGTTCAAGGATGCTCTCGACCGCCAGGCCTGGTACGATCTTTCTCACTTGCCTGGCGTCGATCTGGTAGAGCCCCAGTTCAATCTGGCTTGCGATTTTGTGAACGGCCCTTACAAGCGCCAAGGCGCGATTAACGGAATTCTAGGTGACGCCCAACTAACCGTTCCGACCGATAAACAGAATCGCCGAATCTCGATTCCTAGTGTTGGCCTGGTGATGGAACGTCGCCTGGCAGATCACCTCCATATCAGCGTAGGGGACATGCTTGAAGTGCGACCTAAGTCGGGTCGCCGCGAACCACTGCACGTTCCGTTAGCGGCGATTAGCGATAGTCAGTTCGGCTTGAGTGTTTATTCCGACATGCAGTATCTCTGCCGCATTCGAGGCGAGTCGTTCGCGATGAGTGGTGCGCAGCTCAAGATTAATCAGACTGAGGACGCGCAGCGAGAGCTTTACCTCTCCCTCAAACAAATGCCCGCCATGGAGGCTATCAGTTCGCGTTTAGAATTGATAAAGAACATGCGCGAAACGATTATTCAAAATCAGAACATTTCAATCGCGATCATCGTGGTATTCGCTGGCACGATCTTCTTCGGTAACGTCCTCAATGCTTCGTTGGTGAATCTTTCCGAGAGGCAGCGCGAGGTTGCCACAATGGGCGCCATGGGGTACACGCGGTGGGAAATTGGCATGCTTTTTTTGCGAGAAAGCCTCGTCATCAATA
The genomic region above belongs to Blastopirellula marina and contains:
- a CDS encoding ABC transporter permease — protein: MSILNRKLLRDLSAARGLLIAIISIMMLGTGLLVGMQSTFYNMQAAKDRYYRECRMADFWIDLKKAPLAELDVLHDIPGIRNWRDRIQFPVTVDVQQRVRPLNGMVISMPDLRQPVTNDIVLIRGDYFSDRGEPEVIINDKFAEANRLYPGQKLHLLLNNRREEFLIVGTAISAEFTYLIGPGSLTPDPENFGVFYLPRRQMEELFDFEGAANQVVGHFTPGMEGDRQAVLDLVERRLESSGFISSTLLKDFTSNYFVSNEINQLSNMATVLPAMFLVVAALILNVLMTRLARQQRTTIGTLKAIGYSDATIFWHFLKFGAVVGLVAGIFASGLGMLLTWGMLTQYQQFFQFPDLRNDLFVQTHLIGWSVSIVCAMLGSVYGARQMLLLQPAEAMRPEPPAKGGRVLLERITLVWDQLSPGWRVAIRSMIRHRSRTAIALFAGTVGAGILVSGLMMMEATEYFIRDEFERRNRSDIELTFKDALDRQAWYDLSHLPGVDLVEPQFNLACDFVNGPYKRQGAINGILGDAQLTVPTDKQNRRISIPSVGLVMERRLADHLHISVGDMLEVRPKSGRREPLHVPLAAISDSQFGLSVYSDMQYLCRIRGESFAMSGAQLKINQTEDAQRELYLSLKQMPAMEAISSRLELIKNMRETIIQNQNISIAIIVVFAGTIFFGNVLNASLVNLSERQREVATMGAMGYTRWEIGMLFLRESLVINSVGAVLGLPVGYFLIHLMVQMIDQDLVRFPVVTAPWIWISAVVTALSFTLLAHAVVQWQIHRMNWLDSLKVRE
- a CDS encoding ABC transporter ATP-binding protein, which encodes MGEVKVEVLHDLSFNIYDGEVLAMVGPSGSGKSTILNLIGGLDQPTAGQIEFEGSDLAKYSSNQLTRYRRKHVGFVFQFYNLVPNLTALENVLAAAQLADKPLDSEEMLAKVGLAERMDHFPSQLSGGEQQRVAIARAVVKNPKLLLCDEPTGALDFTTGISALELLLEFNRDLGTTILIITHNTALADVAHRVIHLRSGEIVSVQENAHPKPPAEVVW